One genomic region from Cyanobacteria bacterium GSL.Bin1 encodes:
- a CDS encoding amylo-alpha-1,6-glucosidase: MSPEILPLHLIESHGRTFAEAEQIPLPEWQCSQTERLQPTLTLKADDIFLITDTVGNITCQNEQVDVSLGLFCKDTRFLNRLEFQIEGHPPILLSSTAQEGFALSVLCTNPYLPNHLKAETIGIKRDLMLQGGLFEEITLTNYNTETVQFQMSLSFNADFADLFEIRGRVRPQVGQLMRQVIPEQVNSDNIQFLVEKTGEFILAYRGLDQVLMESRIQFSHQPPNRFQGYTAIWDLTLKAHETQKIGYRLQPMLDNQSASVVSAPMTLQQAHGSAVNEQAQWHQDITQIRTDNRALNQIIERAENDIYLLGQTFGEGKILSAGIPWFATLFGRDSLIAAWQTLILAPQIARQTLLTLAEYQGKVDNQWQEEAPGKILHELRLGEMARCGEVPHTPYYGTVDSTPLWLILYCEYYAWTNDEWLLNELWDNALAAMAWIDRFCEENGYLYYHCESAGGLQNQGWKDSGDCMVDKEGNLATGSIALCEVQGYIYAAKMRLSQLAPLKQRHDLAERWYKEAQALKARFNSDFWLPEQGYYALALDENKKPLDSITSNPGHCLGLGIFDLDKARSVAERLQAPDLFSGWGIRTLSSLSPAYNPMGYHLGAVWPHDNGLIVTGLRSLGFVEQALEISQAIIDMCSEQPYQRPPELFCGYKRTPNRSPVRYPVACSPQAWATGAIFQLLQSMVNLKPNASGNCLRIVHPTLPESIQSLCLNNLKVGGTVLDLEFERSNGATACRVVRKRGNLKVVIEA, from the coding sequence ATGTCCCCAGAAATCCTTCCCCTTCATCTCATCGAATCTCATGGTAGAACCTTTGCTGAAGCCGAACAAATACCCCTCCCCGAATGGCAATGTAGTCAAACTGAACGCCTCCAACCCACCCTCACCCTAAAAGCAGACGACATTTTCTTAATTACCGACACCGTTGGCAATATTACCTGTCAAAATGAGCAAGTGGATGTCAGCTTAGGACTCTTTTGCAAAGATACTCGCTTTCTCAACCGTCTAGAATTTCAAATTGAAGGACATCCCCCCATTCTCCTCAGTAGTACCGCGCAGGAAGGGTTTGCTCTCTCTGTACTTTGTACCAATCCTTACTTACCGAATCACTTAAAAGCAGAAACGATTGGGATCAAGCGCGATCTCATGTTACAGGGAGGACTTTTTGAAGAAATTACCCTGACCAATTACAACACTGAAACGGTTCAGTTTCAAATGAGCCTCAGTTTTAACGCTGATTTTGCCGACCTATTTGAAATCCGAGGACGGGTGCGCCCCCAAGTGGGACAGTTAATGCGACAAGTCATTCCAGAACAAGTAAATAGTGATAATATCCAATTCTTAGTTGAGAAAACAGGAGAATTCATCTTAGCGTATCGAGGCTTAGACCAAGTTTTAATGGAATCACGGATTCAATTCTCTCATCAGCCTCCGAATCGTTTCCAAGGCTACACAGCAATTTGGGATTTGACATTGAAGGCTCACGAAACACAGAAAATTGGTTATCGGTTACAACCTATGCTTGATAATCAATCTGCTTCTGTTGTTAGCGCACCGATGACCTTACAGCAAGCTCATGGTTCAGCCGTCAATGAACAAGCGCAATGGCATCAGGATATTACTCAAATTCGGACGGATAATCGAGCCTTAAACCAAATTATTGAACGTGCCGAAAATGACATTTATTTGTTGGGTCAAACCTTTGGCGAGGGAAAAATTCTATCTGCTGGAATTCCTTGGTTTGCCACTTTATTCGGTCGTGACTCCCTTATTGCGGCTTGGCAAACCCTTATTTTAGCCCCCCAAATTGCTCGGCAAACCTTGCTGACACTTGCAGAATATCAAGGAAAAGTTGATAATCAGTGGCAAGAAGAAGCACCCGGGAAAATCCTCCATGAACTGCGCTTAGGAGAAATGGCGCGTTGTGGAGAAGTGCCTCATACTCCCTATTATGGGACGGTGGATTCCACCCCCTTATGGTTAATTCTCTATTGCGAGTATTATGCTTGGACGAATGATGAATGGTTGCTTAACGAGTTGTGGGACAATGCTTTAGCGGCAATGGCTTGGATTGACCGTTTTTGCGAAGAAAATGGCTATTTGTATTACCATTGCGAATCTGCGGGCGGATTACAAAATCAAGGTTGGAAAGATTCAGGGGATTGCATGGTTGATAAAGAAGGCAATTTGGCAACTGGTAGTATTGCCCTCTGTGAAGTTCAAGGTTATATTTATGCGGCAAAAATGCGCCTTAGCCAACTCGCACCCCTAAAACAACGCCATGATCTCGCAGAACGATGGTATAAGGAGGCACAAGCGCTTAAAGCAAGATTTAACTCAGACTTTTGGCTTCCCGAACAAGGGTATTACGCCCTCGCCCTTGATGAAAATAAGAAACCCCTTGATAGTATTACTTCTAACCCTGGTCACTGTCTGGGATTAGGGATTTTCGATTTGGACAAAGCCCGTAGTGTTGCTGAACGATTACAAGCTCCAGATTTGTTTAGTGGTTGGGGGATTCGTACTCTGAGCAGTCTTTCTCCTGCCTATAATCCCATGGGCTATCATTTAGGCGCAGTTTGGCCCCATGATAATGGTCTCATTGTCACAGGATTACGATCTTTAGGCTTTGTGGAACAGGCTTTAGAAATTAGTCAAGCTATTATTGATATGTGTAGCGAGCAACCCTACCAGCGTCCCCCAGAATTATTTTGTGGGTACAAACGCACGCCCAACCGTTCTCCAGTGCGCTATCCTGTAGCTTGTTCTCCTCAAGCTTGGGCAACCGGAGCTATTTTCCAACTCCTGCAGTCGATGGTGAACCTAAAACCCAATGCCTCTGGCAATTGTTTACGGATTGTTCACCCCACCTTACCGGAATCTATCCAATCCTTATGTCTCAATAATCTGAAAGTGGGTGGTACTGTATTAGATTTAGAATTTGAACGATCAAATGGGGCAACTGCTTGTCGGGTGGTGCGGAAACGAGGAAATTTGAAAGTGGTCATTGAGGCTTAA
- a CDS encoding glycosyltransferase, which translates to MKIAQLAPLWEKVPPITYGGTELVVSLLTNELVRRGHEVTLFAAGDSETLAKLDPCCDQSLRNSDVPSSQYNLYEQMQLSKVFTQAQDFDLLHSHLGYMSFPYANLSKTPVVHTLHGIIPTWMEPIFQQHGQQNFVSISNSQRRPELGLNYVGTAYNAIAPQGFEFYPQPNDPPYLAFLGRLSPEKGPYLAIEIAKQTGYQLKIAGKIDVVDQTFFEQEIAPHLDGEQIQFLGEANHEQKNVLMGGAIATLFPIQWREPFGLVMIESLACGTPVIAMAMGSAPEVITHGVTGFLCHSVAECVIAVSQLNQISRYACRARVEEKYNFKRMTDDYEAIYQTILQKKQQGNGRLQIPAIAMNATK; encoded by the coding sequence ATGAAGATTGCTCAACTTGCGCCGTTATGGGAAAAAGTGCCTCCGATTACTTATGGAGGAACTGAATTAGTGGTTAGTTTACTAACAAATGAATTGGTGCGACGGGGTCATGAGGTCACACTTTTTGCTGCCGGAGATTCCGAAACCCTCGCCAAACTTGATCCTTGCTGTGACCAATCTCTACGCAACTCAGACGTTCCTAGTTCGCAGTATAATCTCTATGAGCAAATGCAACTGAGCAAAGTTTTTACTCAAGCCCAGGACTTTGATCTCCTTCATTCTCATCTCGGTTACATGAGCTTTCCCTACGCGAATTTAAGTAAAACCCCAGTGGTGCATACGCTACATGGCATTATTCCGACATGGATGGAACCCATTTTTCAACAGCATGGGCAGCAAAATTTTGTTAGTATTTCCAATTCGCAACGCCGACCCGAATTAGGTTTAAATTATGTGGGAACGGCGTATAACGCGATCGCGCCGCAAGGATTTGAATTTTATCCTCAACCCAATGATCCCCCTTACCTTGCCTTTCTCGGCAGACTTTCCCCGGAAAAAGGCCCCTATCTCGCCATCGAAATTGCCAAACAAACCGGATATCAATTGAAAATCGCCGGCAAAATTGATGTTGTGGATCAAACCTTCTTTGAACAAGAAATTGCCCCTCATCTTGACGGTGAACAAATTCAGTTTCTGGGAGAAGCCAATCACGAACAGAAAAATGTCCTCATGGGAGGCGCGATCGCGACACTTTTTCCGATTCAGTGGCGAGAACCCTTTGGATTAGTCATGATTGAATCTCTTGCGTGTGGAACGCCGGTCATTGCCATGGCAATGGGATCAGCACCAGAAGTCATTACCCATGGTGTCACTGGGTTTCTCTGTCATAGTGTTGCTGAGTGTGTTATTGCTGTTTCACAGTTAAACCAAATCTCTCGTTACGCCTGTCGTGCCAGAGTTGAAGAAAAGTATAACTTCAAGCGCATGACCGATGACTACGAAGCCATTTATCAAACGATTCTGCAAAAGAAACAACAAGGGAATGGTCGCTTGCAAATCCCCGCAATTGCCATGAATGCCACCAAATAG
- a CDS encoding DNA starvation/stationary phase protection protein: protein MLKTVTISRLSMQPINMGLINEECQDMIDLINQSLMITYSYLVLVKTRRYHREMVGKQLQFMSLYKSWKEHCHALIVEIDEVEEQIILLGSNPKGIMEGIARIASFKQQAERIPVAIAIISQLLKDHEEIVGKLCQYYDYYNNQTQNYKTAEFLDQLMRQHQKIAGMLHYFLKGASVASNRLQSEGLRKIGL from the coding sequence ATGTTAAAAACTGTGACCATCAGTAGATTATCCATGCAGCCAATCAATATGGGACTGATCAATGAGGAATGTCAAGACATGATTGATCTAATTAACCAGAGTTTAATGATTACTTACAGTTATCTAGTGTTGGTTAAAACCCGAAGATATCACCGGGAGATGGTGGGGAAACAATTACAATTTATGTCCCTTTACAAATCTTGGAAAGAGCATTGTCACGCCCTAATTGTCGAAATTGATGAAGTTGAGGAGCAGATTATCTTATTAGGGAGCAATCCCAAAGGAATCATGGAAGGAATTGCCAGAATTGCTTCATTTAAACAACAAGCAGAGAGAATTCCTGTTGCCATCGCTATTATCTCTCAACTCCTAAAAGATCATGAAGAGATCGTAGGTAAGTTATGCCAATATTATGATTACTATAATAATCAAACTCAGAATTACAAAACAGCTGAATTTTTAGACCAATTAATGAGGCAGCATCAAAAGATTGCTGGAATGCTACATTACTTTCTAAAAGGAGCCTCCGTTGCATCCAATCGTCTCCAGTCAGAGGGTCTTCGGAAAATAGGTTTATAA
- a CDS encoding ssl1498 family light-harvesting-like protein, with the protein MKKQNIPSTITLKKDKVIAHHISDGSELIPAEIQANTQEEINQCLNKSLKGGYTIDDEGIINNYATEPDVSEADYPSPEQQKRYFFWGAGATLLITVGLLISFAVS; encoded by the coding sequence ATGAAAAAACAAAATATTCCGAGTACCATCACCCTTAAAAAAGATAAGGTAATAGCGCATCATATTAGTGATGGAAGTGAATTAATCCCTGCTGAGATACAAGCAAATACACAAGAAGAAATTAATCAATGCCTGAATAAGTCTTTGAAAGGTGGATACACTATTGATGACGAAGGTATCATCAATAACTACGCAACTGAACCCGATGTATCTGAAGCAGACTATCCATCCCCAGAACAACAAAAACGTTATTTCTTTTGGGGAGCTGGGGCTACACTACTTATTACTGTTGGCTTACTGATTTCATTTGCTGTCAGCTAG
- a CDS encoding phycobilisome degradation family protein, protein MNQPTQLSLEQEFQLKKFAAQVQHLSHEHAQELLIDLYRQMMIKEKMYQHFLLHEWNLDSGIVSK, encoded by the coding sequence ATGAATCAACCAACCCAATTATCTTTAGAACAGGAATTTCAACTCAAAAAATTTGCCGCTCAAGTACAGCATTTGTCTCACGAACATGCTCAAGAATTATTAATCGATCTATATCGGCAAATGATGATTAAGGAAAAAATGTATCAGCATTTTCTGCTGCATGAATGGAATCTAGATTCAGGCATAGTCTCTAAATAA
- a CDS encoding GlsB/YeaQ/YmgE family stress response membrane protein, whose translation MNIIAWIILGLLAGAIAKAIVPGHQGGGWIATMLLGVIGAFIGGTLHTLIQTGSLILIAPQLSIFGLILAVIGAIIAIFLYGLVSRKGT comes from the coding sequence ATGAATATTATTGCTTGGATTATTTTAGGACTATTAGCCGGCGCGATCGCGAAAGCAATTGTCCCCGGTCATCAAGGAGGAGGTTGGATAGCAACCATGTTATTAGGGGTTATTGGAGCTTTTATTGGTGGAACGTTGCACACATTAATACAAACTGGATCTCTCATATTAATTGCACCACAATTAAGCATTTTTGGGTTAATTCTGGCTGTAATTGGGGCAATTATTGCAATTTTTCTTTATGGACTGGTATCCCGCAAAGGGACTTAA
- a CDS encoding CsbD family protein, producing the protein MGLQDKAKAAVKKVQGKVQEAAGDVTDNHEAQAKGKAKQTEAEMSESVEDVKDKTKDAID; encoded by the coding sequence ATGGGTTTACAAGATAAAGCGAAAGCAGCAGTCAAAAAAGTCCAAGGTAAGGTTCAAGAAGCAGCAGGCGATGTGACTGACAATCATGAAGCTCAGGCTAAAGGAAAAGCCAAACAAACAGAGGCAGAAATGAGTGAATCTGTTGAAGATGTCAAAGATAAAACCAAAGACGCTATTGACTAG